In a genomic window of Taeniopygia guttata chromosome 13, bTaeGut7.mat, whole genome shotgun sequence:
- the TBC1D9B gene encoding TBC1 domain family member 9B isoform X1, producing the protein MWLGPEEVLLAGALWVTERANPFFLLQRRRGHGKGGGLTGLLVGTLDVVLDSSARVAPYRILHQTQDSQVYWAVACGSSRKEITKHWEWLENNLLQTLSIFDNEEDITTFVKGKIHGIIAEENKNEQPQSEEDPGKFKEAELKMRKQFGMPEVEKLVNYYSCSYWKGRVPRQGWLYLTVNHLCFYSFLLGKEVTLVIQWVDVTQLEKNATLLFPECIKVSTRDSELYFSMFLNINETFKLMEQLANIAMRQLLDNESFLQDKSLPKPRRPLKNISALKRDLDARAKNECYRATFRLPKDECLDGHTDCTLWTPFNKMHIPGQMFVSNNYICFASRAEEACHLIIPLREVTIVEKADSSSVLPSPLSISTKSKMTFFFANLKDRDFLVQRISDFLQRTPSKKPCSIDREWKWNVADPSSEEVPELPSSSPLAVSPTSALSHRPVSFCAGQVPTASQGLLKLFRRNSEELSGPKGAKEKMKEESWNIHFFEYGRGMCMYRTAKTRELVQKGIPENLRGELWLLFSGAWNEMVTHPGYYADLVEKSMGRYNLATEEIERDLHRSMPEHPAFQNELGIAALRRVLTAYAFRNPTIGYCQAMNIVTSVLLLYCNEEEAFWLLVALCERMLPDYYNTRVVGALVDQGIFEELTREYLPQLSEKMQDLGVISTISLSWFLTLFLSVMPFESAVVIVDCFFYEGIKFILQVSLAILDANMEKLLQCCDEGEAMTILGRYLDNVVNRQSVSPPIPHLHALLTSGDDPPLEIDIFELIKTSYEKFGNLKADDIEQMRFKQRLKVIQSLEDTAKKSVVRAVSGDIGFSMEELEELYVVFKAKYLMSCYWGNNRAAAARRDQSLPYLEQYRIDMEQFKELFISLTPWACGAHTPVLAGRLFRLLDENRDSLINFKEFVTGMSGMYHGDLTEKLKVLYKLHLPPALNPEETESALEATSYFTEDVTTEVSPFVSELDICLHCESQETQEDKGKRNENGPEKEEKGTSPQDYRYYLRMWAKEKENKKETIKDLPKMSQEQFIELCKTLYNMFSEDPVEQELYHAIATVASLLLRIGEVGKKFSNRPTRKSEDSKANSTQDPVSEEESPTSEQSQNSAVEQQPQADHEDKASVDAQPEKTQQENQTLGDGSGEGQGSPLQLLSDDETKDDMSMSSYSMVSTGSLQCEDIADDTVLVGCEGSSAAARYGSTIDTDWSISFEQILASMLTETALVNYFEKKVNIIQKIKDQKKVERQFSSSSDYELSSVSG; encoded by the exons ATGTGGCTGGGCCCCgaggaggtgctgctggccgGCGCGCTGTGGGTCACCGAGCGCGCCAACCCCTTCTTCCTGCTGCAGCGCCGGCGGGGACACGGCAAAGGGGGCGGCCTGACGG GTCTCCTTGTGGGAACTCTAGACGTGGTTTTGGATTCCAGTGCCAGAGTTGCCCCGTACCGGATTTTGCACCAGACTCAGGACTCTCAAGTGTATTGGGCAGTGGCCTGTG GATCATCTCGTAAAGAGATCACAAagcactgggaatggctggagAATAATTTACTGCAGACTCTGTCCATCTTTGACAATGAAGAAGATATCACCACCTTTGTCAAGGGCAAGATACAT GGCATTATTGCTGAGGAGAACAAGAATGAGCAGCCCCAGAGTGAAGAGGATCCAGGTAAATTCAAAGAGGCTGAACTGAAGATGAGGAAGCAGTTTGGGATGCCTGAGGTGGAGAAGTTGGTCAATTACTATTCCTGCAGCTATTGGAAGGGACgtgtccccaggcagggctggctgtaCCTCACTGTCAACCACCTCTGTTTCTACTCCTTCCTGCTGGGCAAAGAGG TTACGCTGGTGATCCAGTGGGTGGATGTAACCCAGCTAGAAAAAAATGCTACACTGCTGTTCCCTGAGTGCATTAAAGTAAGCACAAGGGACAGTGAACTctatttttccatgtttctcAACATCAATGAGACGTTCAAGCTGATGGAGCAGTTGGCCAACATTGCCATGCGGCAGCTACTGGATAATGAGAGCTTCCTACAAGACAAGTCTCTCCCAAAGCCCAGAAGGCCTCTTAAGAACATCTCTGCATTAAAAAG AGACCTGGATGCTCGAGCCAAAAATGAGTGCTACCGTGCCACTTTCCGGTTGCCCAAGGATGAATGCCTGGATGGACATACAGATTGTACCTTGTGGACACCGTTCAACAAGATGCATATTCCTGGCCAGATGTTTGTTTCCAACAATTACATTTGTTttgccagcagggcagaggaggCCTGTCATCTCATCATTCCTCTCAGAGAG GTGACAATAGTTGAGAAGGCAGATAGTTCCAGTGTCTTGCCTAGCCCTCTGTCCATCAGCACTAAAAGTAAAATGACCTTCTTCTTCGCCAATCTGAAAGACCGGGATTTCTTGGTACAGAGGATCTCTGACTTCCTGCAGAGAACACCATCCAAGAAACCCTGCAGTATTGACAGGGAATGGAAGTGGAATGTGGCTGATCCCAGCAGTGAG GAGGTTCCAGAGCTGCCTTCCAGCAGCCCCCTGGCTGTCAGCCCCACGTCTGCTCTCAGCCATCGACCCGTCAGCTTCTGTGCTGGGCAAGTGCCAACAGCCTCACAGGGACTGCTCAAACTCTTTAGGAGGAATTCTGAGGAGCTCTCTGGACCCAAAGGg GCAAAGGAGAAGATGAAGGAAGAGTCTTGGAATATTCATTTCTTTGAATATGGGCGAGGGATGTGTATGTACCGCACTGCCAAGACGAGGGAGCTGGTACAGAAAGGAATCCCAGAGAATCTCCGTGGAGAGCTGTGGCTCCTTTTCTCAG GGGCTTGGAATGAGATGGTGACTCATCCTGGTTACTACGCAGATCTTGTGGAAAAGTCAATGGGAAGGTACAATCTTGCTACAGAGGAAATTGAGAGAGACCTGCACCGCTCTATGCCAGAACATCCTGCCTTCCAAAACGAATTGGGAATTGCTGCCCTCCGGAGAGTCTTAACAGCTTATGCATTCAGAAATCCAACAATTGGGTACTGTCAG GCCATGAACATTGTCACCTCGGTGCTGTTGCTGTACTGCAATGAGGAAGAGGCTTTCTGGCTCCTGGTGGCTTTGTGCGAGCGGATGTTGCCAGATTACTACAACACAAGAGTAGTAG GTGCATTGGTAGACCAAGGCATCTTTGAAGAACTTACACGAGAGTATCTTCCCCAGCTGTCAGAAAAGATGCAGGACCTGGGAGTGATCTCCACCATATCCCTTTCCTGGTTTCTCACTCTCTTTCTGAGTGTGATGCCCTTTGAGAGTGCCGTGGTCATTGTCGACTGTTTTTTCTACGAGGGAATCAAGTTTATCCTGCAGGTGTCGTTGGCCATACTGGATGCCAACATGGAGAAATTACTACAGTGCTGTGATGAAGGTGAAGCCATGACTATTTTGGGCAG ATATTTGGACAATGTAGTTAACAGACAGAGTGTCTCTCCCCCTATTCCCCACTTGCATGCACTGTTGACCAGTGGTGATGACCCCCCACTTGAAATTGACATCTTTGAACTCATCAAAACTTCATATGAG AAATTTGGCAATCTGAAGGCAGATGACATTGAACAAATGCGTTTCAAGCAAAGGCTGAAAGTGATCCAGTCTCTGGAGGATACAGCCAAGAAGAGTGTG GTTCGAGCTGTGTCTGGTGACATTGGTTTCTCTATGGAAGAACTAGAAGAGCTGTATGTAGTGTTCAAG GCCAAGTACCTGATGAGCTGTTACTGGGGGAACAACCGTGCGGCCGCTGCCCGCCGGGACCAGAGCTTGCCCTACCTGGAGCAGTATCGCATAGACATGGAGCAGTTCAAGGAGCTGTTCATCAGCCTCACCCCCTGGGCCTGTGGGGCACAcacccctgtgctggcagggcGGCTCTTCCGCCTCCTGGATGAGAACAGGGATTCTCTCATCAACTTCAAGGAGTTCGTGACAGGAATGA gtgGGATGTACCATGGTGACCTCACTGAAAAACTCAAAGTACTGTACAAACTGCACCTCCCTCCTG CTCTGAATCCAGAGGAGACAGAGTCTGCTTTGGAGGCCACAAGTTATTTCACAGAGGATGTGACAACAGAAG TATCTCCTTTTGTCTCAGAGCTGGATATCTGCCTGCACTGTGAGTCTCAAG AAACCCAAgaagataaaggaaaaagaaatgagaatggCCCAGAAAAAG AGGAGAAAGGTACCAGTCCACAGGACTACAGATACTACCTAAGAATGTGGGccaaggaaaaagagaacaaGAAAGAAACTATTAAAGATCTCCCCAAAATGAGCCAG GAACAGTTCATAGAGTTATGCAAGACCCTTTACAACATGTTCAGTGAGGACCCCGTGGAGCAGGAGCTGTACCATGCCATCGCCACTGTGGCCAGTCTGCTGCTGAGGATTGGGGaagttggaaaaaaattctccaacAGGCCCACGAGGAAGTCTGAGGACAGCAAAGCAAACAGTACCCAAGATCCTGTGAGTGAAGAGGAGTCACCAACATCTGAACAGAGTCAGAATTCAGCAGTGGAGCAGCAACCCCAAGCTGACCATGAGGACAAAGCCAGCGTTGATGCTCAGCCtgaaaaaacccagcaggaaAACCAGACTCTAGGAGATGGGTCAGGGGAAGGACAAGGCTCTCCTTTACAGCTGCTATCAGATGATGAAACCAAAGATGATATGTCCATGTCTTCCTACTCCATGGTCAGCACGGGCTCCCTGCAGTGCGAAGACATCGCGGACGACACGGTGCTGGTGGGCTGTGAgggcagcagtgcagctgccagGTATGGCAGCACCATTGACACTGACTGGTCCATCTCCTTCGAGCAGATCTTGGCCTCCATGCTGACAGAAACAGCCCTTGTAAACTACTTTGAGAAAAAAGTCAACATTATTCAAAAGATCAAGGATCAGAAGAAGGTTGAGAGGCAGTTCAGTTCATCCAGTGACTATGAACTTTCCTCTGTGTCGGGCTGA
- the TBC1D9B gene encoding TBC1 domain family member 9B isoform X2, whose translation MWLGPEEVLLAGALWVTERANPFFLLQRRRGHGKGGGLTGLLVGTLDVVLDSSARVAPYRILHQTQDSQVYWAVACGSSRKEITKHWEWLENNLLQTLSIFDNEEDITTFVKGKIHGIIAEENKNEQPQSEEDPGKFKEAELKMRKQFGMPEVEKLVNYYSCSYWKGRVPRQGWLYLTVNHLCFYSFLLGKEVTLVIQWVDVTQLEKNATLLFPECIKVSTRDSELYFSMFLNINETFKLMEQLANIAMRQLLDNESFLQDKSLPKPRRPLKNISALKRDLDARAKNECYRATFRLPKDECLDGHTDCTLWTPFNKMHIPGQMFVSNNYICFASRAEEACHLIIPLREVTIVEKADSSSVLPSPLSISTKSKMTFFFANLKDRDFLVQRISDFLQRTPSKKPCSIDREWKWNVADPSSEEVPELPSSSPLAVSPTSALSHRPVSFCAGQVPTASQGLLKLFRRNSEELSGPKGAKEKMKEESWNIHFFEYGRGMCMYRTAKTRELVQKGIPENLRGELWLLFSGAWNEMVTHPGYYADLVEKSMGRYNLATEEIERDLHRSMPEHPAFQNELGIAALRRVLTAYAFRNPTIGYCQAMNIVTSVLLLYCNEEEAFWLLVALCERMLPDYYNTRVVGALVDQGIFEELTREYLPQLSEKMQDLGVISTISLSWFLTLFLSVMPFESAVVIVDCFFYEGIKFILQVSLAILDANMEKLLQCCDEGEAMTILGRYLDNVVNRQSVSPPIPHLHALLTSGDDPPLEIDIFELIKTSYEKFGNLKADDIEQMRFKQRLKVIQSLEDTAKKSVVRAVSGDIGFSMEELEELYVVFKAKYLMSCYWGNNRAAAARRDQSLPYLEQYRIDMEQFKELFISLTPWACGAHTPVLAGRLFRLLDENRDSLINFKEFVTGMSGMYHGDLTEKLKVLYKLHLPPALNPEETESALEATSYFTEDVTTEELDICLHCESQETQEDKGKRNENGPEKEEKGTSPQDYRYYLRMWAKEKENKKETIKDLPKMSQEQFIELCKTLYNMFSEDPVEQELYHAIATVASLLLRIGEVGKKFSNRPTRKSEDSKANSTQDPVSEEESPTSEQSQNSAVEQQPQADHEDKASVDAQPEKTQQENQTLGDGSGEGQGSPLQLLSDDETKDDMSMSSYSMVSTGSLQCEDIADDTVLVGCEGSSAAARYGSTIDTDWSISFEQILASMLTETALVNYFEKKVNIIQKIKDQKKVERQFSSSSDYELSSVSG comes from the exons ATGTGGCTGGGCCCCgaggaggtgctgctggccgGCGCGCTGTGGGTCACCGAGCGCGCCAACCCCTTCTTCCTGCTGCAGCGCCGGCGGGGACACGGCAAAGGGGGCGGCCTGACGG GTCTCCTTGTGGGAACTCTAGACGTGGTTTTGGATTCCAGTGCCAGAGTTGCCCCGTACCGGATTTTGCACCAGACTCAGGACTCTCAAGTGTATTGGGCAGTGGCCTGTG GATCATCTCGTAAAGAGATCACAAagcactgggaatggctggagAATAATTTACTGCAGACTCTGTCCATCTTTGACAATGAAGAAGATATCACCACCTTTGTCAAGGGCAAGATACAT GGCATTATTGCTGAGGAGAACAAGAATGAGCAGCCCCAGAGTGAAGAGGATCCAGGTAAATTCAAAGAGGCTGAACTGAAGATGAGGAAGCAGTTTGGGATGCCTGAGGTGGAGAAGTTGGTCAATTACTATTCCTGCAGCTATTGGAAGGGACgtgtccccaggcagggctggctgtaCCTCACTGTCAACCACCTCTGTTTCTACTCCTTCCTGCTGGGCAAAGAGG TTACGCTGGTGATCCAGTGGGTGGATGTAACCCAGCTAGAAAAAAATGCTACACTGCTGTTCCCTGAGTGCATTAAAGTAAGCACAAGGGACAGTGAACTctatttttccatgtttctcAACATCAATGAGACGTTCAAGCTGATGGAGCAGTTGGCCAACATTGCCATGCGGCAGCTACTGGATAATGAGAGCTTCCTACAAGACAAGTCTCTCCCAAAGCCCAGAAGGCCTCTTAAGAACATCTCTGCATTAAAAAG AGACCTGGATGCTCGAGCCAAAAATGAGTGCTACCGTGCCACTTTCCGGTTGCCCAAGGATGAATGCCTGGATGGACATACAGATTGTACCTTGTGGACACCGTTCAACAAGATGCATATTCCTGGCCAGATGTTTGTTTCCAACAATTACATTTGTTttgccagcagggcagaggaggCCTGTCATCTCATCATTCCTCTCAGAGAG GTGACAATAGTTGAGAAGGCAGATAGTTCCAGTGTCTTGCCTAGCCCTCTGTCCATCAGCACTAAAAGTAAAATGACCTTCTTCTTCGCCAATCTGAAAGACCGGGATTTCTTGGTACAGAGGATCTCTGACTTCCTGCAGAGAACACCATCCAAGAAACCCTGCAGTATTGACAGGGAATGGAAGTGGAATGTGGCTGATCCCAGCAGTGAG GAGGTTCCAGAGCTGCCTTCCAGCAGCCCCCTGGCTGTCAGCCCCACGTCTGCTCTCAGCCATCGACCCGTCAGCTTCTGTGCTGGGCAAGTGCCAACAGCCTCACAGGGACTGCTCAAACTCTTTAGGAGGAATTCTGAGGAGCTCTCTGGACCCAAAGGg GCAAAGGAGAAGATGAAGGAAGAGTCTTGGAATATTCATTTCTTTGAATATGGGCGAGGGATGTGTATGTACCGCACTGCCAAGACGAGGGAGCTGGTACAGAAAGGAATCCCAGAGAATCTCCGTGGAGAGCTGTGGCTCCTTTTCTCAG GGGCTTGGAATGAGATGGTGACTCATCCTGGTTACTACGCAGATCTTGTGGAAAAGTCAATGGGAAGGTACAATCTTGCTACAGAGGAAATTGAGAGAGACCTGCACCGCTCTATGCCAGAACATCCTGCCTTCCAAAACGAATTGGGAATTGCTGCCCTCCGGAGAGTCTTAACAGCTTATGCATTCAGAAATCCAACAATTGGGTACTGTCAG GCCATGAACATTGTCACCTCGGTGCTGTTGCTGTACTGCAATGAGGAAGAGGCTTTCTGGCTCCTGGTGGCTTTGTGCGAGCGGATGTTGCCAGATTACTACAACACAAGAGTAGTAG GTGCATTGGTAGACCAAGGCATCTTTGAAGAACTTACACGAGAGTATCTTCCCCAGCTGTCAGAAAAGATGCAGGACCTGGGAGTGATCTCCACCATATCCCTTTCCTGGTTTCTCACTCTCTTTCTGAGTGTGATGCCCTTTGAGAGTGCCGTGGTCATTGTCGACTGTTTTTTCTACGAGGGAATCAAGTTTATCCTGCAGGTGTCGTTGGCCATACTGGATGCCAACATGGAGAAATTACTACAGTGCTGTGATGAAGGTGAAGCCATGACTATTTTGGGCAG ATATTTGGACAATGTAGTTAACAGACAGAGTGTCTCTCCCCCTATTCCCCACTTGCATGCACTGTTGACCAGTGGTGATGACCCCCCACTTGAAATTGACATCTTTGAACTCATCAAAACTTCATATGAG AAATTTGGCAATCTGAAGGCAGATGACATTGAACAAATGCGTTTCAAGCAAAGGCTGAAAGTGATCCAGTCTCTGGAGGATACAGCCAAGAAGAGTGTG GTTCGAGCTGTGTCTGGTGACATTGGTTTCTCTATGGAAGAACTAGAAGAGCTGTATGTAGTGTTCAAG GCCAAGTACCTGATGAGCTGTTACTGGGGGAACAACCGTGCGGCCGCTGCCCGCCGGGACCAGAGCTTGCCCTACCTGGAGCAGTATCGCATAGACATGGAGCAGTTCAAGGAGCTGTTCATCAGCCTCACCCCCTGGGCCTGTGGGGCACAcacccctgtgctggcagggcGGCTCTTCCGCCTCCTGGATGAGAACAGGGATTCTCTCATCAACTTCAAGGAGTTCGTGACAGGAATGA gtgGGATGTACCATGGTGACCTCACTGAAAAACTCAAAGTACTGTACAAACTGCACCTCCCTCCTG CTCTGAATCCAGAGGAGACAGAGTCTGCTTTGGAGGCCACAAGTTATTTCACAGAGGATGTGACAACAGAAG AGCTGGATATCTGCCTGCACTGTGAGTCTCAAG AAACCCAAgaagataaaggaaaaagaaatgagaatggCCCAGAAAAAG AGGAGAAAGGTACCAGTCCACAGGACTACAGATACTACCTAAGAATGTGGGccaaggaaaaagagaacaaGAAAGAAACTATTAAAGATCTCCCCAAAATGAGCCAG GAACAGTTCATAGAGTTATGCAAGACCCTTTACAACATGTTCAGTGAGGACCCCGTGGAGCAGGAGCTGTACCATGCCATCGCCACTGTGGCCAGTCTGCTGCTGAGGATTGGGGaagttggaaaaaaattctccaacAGGCCCACGAGGAAGTCTGAGGACAGCAAAGCAAACAGTACCCAAGATCCTGTGAGTGAAGAGGAGTCACCAACATCTGAACAGAGTCAGAATTCAGCAGTGGAGCAGCAACCCCAAGCTGACCATGAGGACAAAGCCAGCGTTGATGCTCAGCCtgaaaaaacccagcaggaaAACCAGACTCTAGGAGATGGGTCAGGGGAAGGACAAGGCTCTCCTTTACAGCTGCTATCAGATGATGAAACCAAAGATGATATGTCCATGTCTTCCTACTCCATGGTCAGCACGGGCTCCCTGCAGTGCGAAGACATCGCGGACGACACGGTGCTGGTGGGCTGTGAgggcagcagtgcagctgccagGTATGGCAGCACCATTGACACTGACTGGTCCATCTCCTTCGAGCAGATCTTGGCCTCCATGCTGACAGAAACAGCCCTTGTAAACTACTTTGAGAAAAAAGTCAACATTATTCAAAAGATCAAGGATCAGAAGAAGGTTGAGAGGCAGTTCAGTTCATCCAGTGACTATGAACTTTCCTCTGTGTCGGGCTGA